The genomic window TGCTGGCACAGGCCCCATACCCGTGGCATAAACATGCAGCCCGGACTATTGAACACAACACTCCTAAAATATGTTTGAAACTGTCCAACATTTCCACCCCAACCTGGCCActgaaagaaaacacagcaaaactAGGAATTGCAGGCTGGACTTGCAATGGGAGTAACCTCTAAAGCAAGCCAGAGCAAGTCCCTTTGGACATGCAACATCTTCAACATCACTTCAAATTGGTGAagttctactttttaaataatctttcttgggagttcccattgtggctcagcaggttaagaacccgattaatatccatgaggatgtgggtttgatccctggcctccctcagtgggttaaggatcaggtgttgctgcaagctgtggcttatgtcgcagatgtggcttggatctggtgctgctgtggttgtagtgtagatCTGAAGCTGcggctgcagctgattcaacccctagcccaggaacttccacatgccacaagtgtggccataaaaagaaaagataataatcTTTCTTAGTTCTCAAGATGTTTATGACACAaagataaaatcaataaattctaatttttggTTTCAAaacctattttttccattatatatattcaatagTTGAaagagttctcgctgtggtattatgggttaaagacccagtattgctgcatctgtggcataggccacatctgcagctcagattcaacccctggcccaggaacttccatatgccacagatacagccaaaaaaataaataactcaataCTTTAGTATCCTTTTCATAAAACTGCTGCAGTTTAAAATGCCCAGAATTACTCTGTCCGTAATTCCCAGTAACTGTAGAGTCTGTAAGTCTTTCTTAATTTCACATCCACCAACTAAATACCTTCCAAAGCTCGTATTGCCTTTcaatttattccttcattcaacaaatatgtactaAGCATTTACTTTGCTAGGAACTAGGTTACAACCTAGGGACTCAAAAGGAACATAATATAATCCATGCCTACTGTACTTAGTACACTTGAGGAATGAAAATGCAGTATATGACACAGTTTCTTGATGCCTCTTTGAGATAGTTACACTCTAAagatgtcaaaaaataaaataaataaggtctgGGCTTAAATCTCATGTGACAAAGAAATTTGAACATgttgcacattttaaatatacactCTAGAATTATTTCAGTACACTTACCAACATATAAATTATTGATGTCCAAATTATCCATgtctaaaatctatttttattctcaATGGCTTTTTCTTCATATGAGCACACGGAATACCAGGGTAAACTTTAACTTTCTCATCTctttgggaaagaggaaaaacacatCAAACAAATTTTCATAAAGTATTATCTCAAGATCCTttttgttagtataaagaaaacaTTGCAACATAAGACTATATTTACCCAAGCTGAAGCTAACTAATCCTGATGTTCAAGGAATCCTAAGGCATTTCCTCTCCATAAAATGCGGTTTCTGAGAAAAGGCTTTGTGTGCAATCAAAGTGTTGCTATATAAAGCATCTGGACCAGAGGTTTAGTAAAATGTAATTGAGGAATCTCAGATACATGCTCTTGTGCCACTTATCAACAGAGGTTTACTACTCAGTCCAACTAAATATGCTAACGTAAGCCTACGGTATCTTAGAGAAAAAATGTTGAGTGGAAAATGAACAATATGATCAAGGAATTAGATTTTAGGTTTTTGCCAAAATCTTGAAGTATTATgccattttagtttttaaatgaaacagtaattttaaaaaatcatactaaTAGTTATTTGTATCATAATTTTTATGTACcactttaacaaaattttaaagttagtAGTATAATTTCCATACTAACTTACCTGAAATCACAATGGGATTTACTCACTTTACCCTTCTGAATCACATTCTAAGGGGAAGGGAGTAAAAGAAACTTTTGCTCAGGGAATCAATTGCTTCCTTCACACAGTTTTGAGCCTCTCACCTGCTATATGAGTAACTGAAAGAATGAATTGTTTAATCACTCTCTTTCAAGAGTCAAGCACATTTCCACCTCCTTCCACTGCTTAAGTCCTTGGTGATCCAGGATTACTACTAATACATAAAACTGGTATGACAGTAGAGGATCAACACGGAGCATAAGGGAGTGACGAGTATTACAGTTCTTCCAAAAAAAACGATGACTACAAAATACtaagccggagttcccatcgtggcgcagtggttaacgaatccgactaggaaccatgaggttgcgggtttggtccctgcccttgctcagtgggttaacgatccggcgttgctgtgagctgtggtgtaggttgcagacgcggctcggatcccgcgttgctgtggctctggcgtaggccggtggctacagctccgattcaaccccctagcctgggaacctccatatgccgcaggggcagcccaagaaatagcaacaacaacaacaacaacaaaaaaactaagccATAGAAAGATAAGACAAACAAATCTTTCAGGCAAGACAACCAAAATAACATGCTGCTGTGAAATACAATCATGGgacacatttaattttattcaaatgtatCAACCTCCTGGAAAATCTAAACCAAGGACTTGGGAtccaaatttgaaaatgaaacataaCACAGAGGAACCTGTTTCTTCAAAAATTATGGGCTCAGAGAATGTCCTGTAGGAACTTGTACCTAATTAAAGTCTATTCATTCCATGTGTAAATTCTGAGCATCCCCAAATGTTATACATCTCAAgtggaaaaaaggggaaaaaaaacacatttagctgcataattcaaaaaaaagaatttctttcttcccaaGTTATATAATTAGTGAAACCATGAAGCACACCTTACCTCACCTAAAAACCAGAAATTTGTCATTAGGTAACACAAACTTTTGATCAACAGCTTCCATGGTTAAGCAATGAATTATGTCTATAACCATGACATccactgaaaagtaaaaaattcaaACTAGCTGTGCTTATCCTGCAATAAACATACCagcattatgtatatatttctcaACTAAATCTggtaacacattttaaaattaagggaTTCCCATGATCTTAAAAGGCCAGAGTAGCTAAGTTAGGGTACTGCTTTGGTTACTCTTTAGAATCTGTGCTGAGAGTGGCAGACACACAAAACTATACTTAGACATGCTAGTTAACACAATACTTACACTTCCCTGTTCTTAGCCAAGAGATACACCTATAGTTTTAGATGGGAATTATAATTAGAAATAATGAGAGCAATTTCCTGAGTTACTCCACCTTTAAGTTAATTTCATTGAGACTTATCTTCTGAAATTGCTGCTTATACTATCCTGTTTTTCAGAACCTAAGAAATCTCTCATAATTCTAACATCTTTACTCATGAAAAAAActgtatacatgtaaaaaaagTTTCCTTCAGACACCACTTTATCATCTAAAAATCACTTTAACCAAAAAGACGTTGTAAAAgtaaaattacacattttattcattcattccatcagCTAGAATTGCTCTATTGTACAAATACAGTACtgtacaaaaaaaatcacaaaatgttacaaaataaaaaagtacaaactgcattatttaataaatacaacTAAAAGTAGTTAAAGTGGAAATGAGATAAGATTTTAGGTTGGAAACTTTGTTTGACCCAGCAAACCATACAAGCTCTGTgtgcaaacatttttatttgtacaTAATACAGGACAATCCTGTTTTGccttttgaaagaatttaaaaggaaCAGACTATTTAAGACAGTATTCTCTGGCTATAAAATAACTGCCAAGATTGTTTGCAGGCATTTTTGCCACTAGTTTTTGGATCCCTCAGTTGAATCCAAAAACTATGTAACAGGAGGCTTATCTTGTCACAAAGTCTTCTATCatgttaaaattctttttcaacaaaaacaacaaatataaataaaaacaactgagAGCACCAGACAATCTACTCTAAACATCAATCAGAGTATAAAATAATCACTCTGCTGTCAGCAAATATCAGACTTTCATTCAAGTAAGAGCTGGTACTatcccttaaaggaaaaaaaaaaaaaaacaaccttcccACAACCTCCCCTTAAgtgtatttctttaaaagctgaccatttctagaaaaataacattttcaaaacaaaaaatctgtttCATCAAAATGGAATGGGCCAATCAGATAACATAAATGCATCAATATCCATTTGAAATAACTATCCAAGTATTGTAAAACTCAACAACATAAAATACTAGAAGATCACAAACTCTGTTCAAAATAATAAACTTCATATAAAGCACTTCTCTGGATTTATGCCGGAAAGCTATTTGTCAAAATGGAACACGTCATAGATGAAGGTACACCAATTGTTAAAAATGTTGtgcaaaaatacaattttatagaaaatagatTACCAGGAACGAACAAATTTACACTGTGAGAAATCAACTTGCAAATTAAGTAGTGACAACTTTTTATACAGCAAATCATAAATAGCAGTAGGATCACCCAAAGCTATCATGAAACATCATTTAGGTGCCCAGCAACCTTTAGCTCTGAGgagaaaacattcaaaaaaatgaTTAAGGCATTACACCTACGGTAAATCTACTAGAAACTTTAAAAGTGCTATTACCCTGATTAGAGTTCGTGTAATTCTCCAAACACAAACTAGGTATGCAATTCTCCCAGGGCGGAGCTTTTCAGACACTTCAAGAGCATGCATTTTGTTCAATATACATTTTGGACAGGGATATGGCCATGGATTTGGCGAGTTCTTCATCGCGTTTTCTTTGCACTTGAGTCTGCCTGCACCAAGTGTCATACTCCGGATTAGGATAGGAGTGATCAAACACCGCGTCATAATGTCCGTTACTGAGCCAACTGAGCCAAATGCTAGGCCTGAGGGAATCCTCAGGGCCCAAATAGTGAATCATGGTAGACACGGTGGGgctctccagcctccctccagtAGTTAGATGTATATTCACATTCAGCATCTGCCCCATGGCCAGCAGTTCAGGGTACCCGGCCCACGCCCCGTCTTGAGCAGCAGCGATGATAAACTCCCCCACGTCGCCCTCGATCAGGGGGCTGAAGTGGTCGAGGTGGTCGGCGATGTAGTGCACCGTCTGCTCCCGCAGCTCCCGGTGCAGGCTCTGGTCCCCGTACACCGCCTTGCTGACTGCTCGGTAGAGGCAGTTGCCGTCGGGAATGATGTGAAAGCGGTACTTGTTCCTCTGCCGCAGGTACTTGTCCTGCCTCTCCACCTCCGCCAGGTACAGAGCCAGCTTCTCGTCCCGGGGATCCGACCTGGAGACGATCACCGCCTCGGCCGCGCCACCCGGGGCCGCCTCGCCGCTCCGGGCCGGGGTCGCCTGGGCCTCCGGGTCGGGCCGCCGCGGCTCGTCGGCCCCGGGAGAATCGCCGCGGTCGCCGGCCCTGTCCCAGCCGCGGAGGCTTCTCTCCGCCGGGCGCTCCTCGGCCCACGGCCCGGGCTCCGGGCTCCCCGGGGGTGGCGCGGGGCCTCGGTGTTTGGCAGCGGCCAGGGCCTGGCGGTGCTCGCTCAGTCGGAAGTTTCTGTCGGGCCCCTCGCGGGCCGCGTCCAGGCCGGCGGGCTCGGGGCAGTCGGGCCTCAGCAGTTCCTCCAGAAGCCAGGCCGAGGAGCCCCGCCGTGGCGGGACCGGGGCGCTGGACGCCGGGGCCAGGAGGAGGCAGCGGCCGCGCGGGGCGGTAGGCGCAGCGGCGCCGGGCTCGGGGCTGCGCAGCAGGAGCCGGTCGGCGCCCAGGGCCCGCACGGTGATCTGCGCGGTGGACGTGTAATGTGGCGGCAGCGGCGGCTTGCAGGACCCGCCGGGAGGCCCGGCAGCGGCGGCCGTGGCGGGGGCGGCGGCCCCGGACACCACCTCGAAACAGGAGGAGAAGGCGGGCATCTTggaggcgggggcggcggcggcggcttcGCGGGGCTCGGCGGCCGCGGCCGACTGGCACTCACCGGTCTCGGGCTCTGGCGCGCCGCTGGCGGGTCCCGGGGGCTGCAGAGAGACCTTGAACggggcggcagcggcagcggctgGCGGAGCGGGGGCTGTGGGACCCGGGCCCCCGGCTGGGAAGTGGGTGCAGACGCTGCTGTAGAGCTGCATGTCCCTGCCCGCTGCTCGGCTCCTTATAGGCGCGCCGAGCCCCGGTGAGGGGACACACCCTCCGGGCCCGGGGGAGGGGGCCGGCCGAGCGCGGTGACCCAGTGCCCCGAGAATAGAAATGACCGAAGAGCCGCCGGCGCGTCAGGAGCCGCAAATAACGCCCGGGTCCCCGCCAaattcctgctgcgccacagcgtgcggtgggggcggggaggggacgcGCGCTCGACCCCTGCCGGCGCGCTCGGCCCGCAGACCCGGGGCGCCGCGCCCGCTGCCGCTGCTCCGGCCCGCGGCGGCCGCTGGGTACTCTCGGAGGAAGCCGCCCTCCCCGCTGGAGCGCGTCCCGCCGGCAAGAGCAGAGAGGGCCGCGCTGAGGGGCCAGGAGGCGGGGCCGCAGTTGTTTACCTCAGGCCGCGCGGCCGCGTCACGTGCCCTCGCTGGAATGCGCGGCTCGTCGCTGCGTCCCATTCAATCGCGCGGGATCGCCACGCCCCTCGGGCCTACTCCGCCCCGTTCGGCGACGTCATGGGCGTGGCCCGTAACGCGGGCCGTGAGCGGCGGGCGCGCGGGCGGGAGAGCACCGGGCTGTGAACCTAGCGCGGTCGAGGGACTCTTGGCCGCTCACCCGCTGAAGCCGTACGTTTTGGCGCCGAGTTTTTCTGCGCTACTTTAGCAGATCGTGGCGGGCTGGACGCTGCTGGACGCGGTCTAGAATGCTTGGAAGACTGCGTTTCTTAAGAGCGCTGCCATAAAACTTTCATGACACCAATGCCGTCTTTTTCATTTACTCCCTTAGATTATGTTGTTAACGTAGCGTGTCGCTTCCCTTTCTCCCCAGCACCTTACTGCCCGGCTAAACCGAAACCAACTTTTCTGCACCCCTAACCCATATCAACAAGTAAATACAACACTGAGAGAAACACCAAATGCCTAACCTAGAAATACTAATTGCCTAATTAGGCACAGGTGCTACCATAGGTCAGCAGCAAAGTGACGCATTCCGAGAACGCTGAAATTGAATAGAATATTGAAAATAGTTCTACCCAACGGTGTTAGTTGTTCCTGTTTGTAAAGAAAAGCCGTGACATTCACATGTTCGATCATGTATTGACTGTACAGTAGGGAGCACTGCTTCTGCTCTACTTTGAGTTTTGAGCATATGCTAAACTAACAGGCCCTAAACGTTCAGAGTGAACCTAAGAAGCTATTCTACCATTTTAATGATGGGGAAATAGGTTATGGAATACGCCTCCCCTCACGCTTCTGCTGATGCCACGAACGGAAAAACTTCGTCTTATCGGCGATTACAGTTATTGAACCAACGCTAGCacaaagcctggcacatagttggaactaattaatatttactgaatgaattagCTAATGAAGGAGGCGTTCCCAAGACAGTGGAGAAGCCGGAACTACCATCCTGGCCTCCTGATCCCAGCCAGGACTTTTAATTTGCAGTGGTGGGTGCGACAGGCAGGGTCCCAGCAGGTTCCTTTGAACCTGTTAGGTAAGTCAACTCAGAAGGGTAAACAACCATGTAAATGCCTAACCATCTTTTCAGCTTGGGAACTTGTAGACCCCACTGACCAATTAGGAAAGAGAAATTACTCCGATTTCATCATTGATTGGGACTGTCCACCTGGAACTCTACTTTTAGCCTTTCAGTAGCTGGTGCTCTgaaacagaagacaaaacaattaacaataaaataatccTCAAATAGTATTTGCTGAGTACCCACTGTGTGCATAGCAGAGCTAGCAAACAAGAGCATGGAGGGAGATAAGGaaactatctttaaaaaattttaaatcctaaaGCAAGAATGCATCTTGAATGGATTGGAGTaaaaaaatagggggaaaaaataaggGTACAAGCTAGGTCTGATGTACCGAATTAGGAATGTCAAAacccaggggttcccattgtggctcattgggttaagaacctaacatagtgtccatgaggatgcgggtttgattgtagggcttgctcagtggatcaaagaTCCGGCATCACTCCTAGCGGGAGAACTtctatacgctgcaggtgtgactgtgaaaagaaaaaaaaaaaaaaattcagtcgaGTAAATTTGATGATCTGATTGGCTTTATTAAAGACTCGGGCTTAATTCCATTAGGCAAAATCCTATCCAGCAACTAGAAGGACACTGTAGAAAGCTgtgaaaaaatggaattttttttttaataggaaaaagtgTGGGGTAAGGGAGTTATTAgcacaaaagaaggaagaattgtTTTTaggggcattcccgttgtggctcagcagtaatgaacccccactagtatccatgaggatgccagttcaatacctggccctgctcagtgggttaaggatctggcgtggctgtggctctggcatagaccggcagctgcagctccaattcaacccctagcctgggaacttcaatatgccataggttaggccaaaaaaaaaaaaaaagataatttttaggtcAGGACTTGGGAGGCAGGCGGCATGGCAGGAGGGTTTTATCATCTAGATTGCTGCTGCTTCCTCTGGAGATGGAGATGGCCCATATGACAGGTGACCTTACTCGTGCCAATCAAATAATTCCAAACCTGTTGATTAAGATGACATTTCAACAGAAGGTTGAAAATTGACACTGCAATTAAGTCTTGGTTTGTTGTTGTGAGGCCCACTTGGGCCTATTCTTTCTTGATTCAAAACTTGAATGTATGACAAGGCTCTACCCCACCTTTTAGTTTTTGAGGGGGTGGTGGACTTTACCACACTGCAGATTCAGTGTGAGAATCAGTGTCCACTCTGTATCTAGGTCAGAAAAGTCTTCCTAGAGGAAATGGTACTTCAGGAAATTCAAAGCAGGGATGATTGCCAGCCCTCAGAAATGGGAGTTGTTTTCTGCCCTTGGAGTGTGAGAGAAGGCAAGGCCTTATAAAAGACAGCAAATAGATGAGGAtaggaaggagggggaggctAATCCAATTCTTTGATGCCCCATCTGAAAAGAATTCCTAATGATTGTCTTCTGGAAAATCATTTGTCTAGCATATTTTGGTGCTGTGCAGAAAACTAGCAGAAGTTTAGGAAAATAGACTTCTAAACCAAAATTGCATAGTTACTGAATAggcaagaaaaaacagaaaagttcaTCAGCTATCCACCAAAAGACAATCATTaggttaaaacaaaaccaaaggacaagacatttaatcaataaatatctattgggCACCAGCTATGCACCCATACGGGGCCAATTACAGGAAATTCAGAAACAGATTCTGTCCTGCGGCCCCGGCAGCAGAAATCCAGCCACCaaaggcatcttttaaaataGGACCCAAGCTTGGCATATTTCTGGAAGGTATGTACACCTAAATACCATCATTTcttaactgcattttttttaaagaataaaattcccaacctcttcccttcctcaaaataaaactttttaaaatgcattcatccatttattcactcatttaataaTCCTTTATTTACAAACCTGATATGAAAAATGACCtcgaaaagaatgaagttggaggaCTCATGCTTCCCAATTCCATAACTtcctacaaagctacaatcattgagaccatgtgaggagttcccattgtggcgcagcagaaataaatctgactagtatccatgaggactctggttcgatccctggcctcgatcagtgggtcggggattcagcgttgccatgagctgtgatgtaggtcgcagacacagctcagattccgagttgctgtggctgtggtgtgggctggcagctgtagcttggattccacccctagcccaggaaattcaatatgctgcagatgcagccctaaaaagcgaataataacaacaacaataatttttttgaaaaaagaccatgtggcactggcataaagagaaacatatagatcagtggaatataattgagagttcagaaataaagcCATAAGTTTATGATCAATCATTTCCGATTGGGTGCCAAAACAATTCAGTGGGTCTTTCCATAGCTTTTTCGGCAAAAGGTACTGAGATAACTGGATATCTATatacaaaagaacaaagctgggccccttatacaaaaattaattttgaaaagatcaaaaataagagctatcccgagttgctgtggctctggcgtaggccagtggctacagctccaattagacccctagcctgggaacttccagatgcttcagcagcagcacaagaaatggcaaacaaacaaacaaaaaaagtaagagCTAAAATGATCAAATCCTTAGAAGAAATATGAGTCAGAAATCACGTGCCTATGGAtgaggcaatggtttcttagatgtTGCtggacttcaaggccccttcTAGGAGACTGAACGCTGAGCCTCTGGCCACgaaaagaattaccagacccttatcatcgccCCACCCCTCTCATTGTAATGACCTCtctcccaccttgagcaaccGAGCCTACTTCctaccccctactaggaaaggtatgtggcccactcctcactccACCCCTGTAGGGCCCTTATATACCCCCAACCTACCAGCAAGTATATCCTAAgaccccaaccaatcagcaggtcagcaggtgtatcataAGTCCTCTCCTCTCGCTGAGCTACAAAAACAGGCATGACCACACCTTCATCGTTTGCTCTCCCCGATTATCTGGAAGCCGGTCTCCTATGTTAACAGCATCTCTGGATTCAATAAACTTGtattttcttcaccttgctttgtTTCCTGAAAATTCTTCTTTCCAACCCTTGTGTACAGACCACAACAGGTgtgacaacaaaaaagacaaacagcaaaagaaaaaaaaaatagggaagctggacttcatcaaaactaaaaactttgtgcttcaaaggacctCATAGAGAAAGTGGAAAGACAAACTGAAGAATGGGAAACTACATTCACAAGTCAGATATCTGATAAGAgactttgaaatatataaagaatgcttAGTCTTcaacattaaaaagacaaataacccgatttttaaatgggcaaataaTGTGTgtagacatttctcctaagatATAC from Phacochoerus africanus isolate WHEZ1 chromosome 12, ROS_Pafr_v1, whole genome shotgun sequence includes these protein-coding regions:
- the OTUD1 gene encoding OTU domain-containing protein 1: MQLYSSVCTHFPAGGPGPTAPAPPAAAAAAPFKVSLQPPGPASGAPEPETGECQSAAAAEPREAAAAAPASKMPAFSSCFEVVSGAAAPATAAAAGPPGGSCKPPLPPHYTSTAQITVRALGADRLLLRSPEPGAAAPTAPRGRCLLLAPASSAPVPPRRGSSAWLLEELLRPDCPEPAGLDAAREGPDRNFRLSEHRQALAAAKHRGPAPPPGSPEPGPWAEERPAERSLRGWDRAGDRGDSPGADEPRRPDPEAQATPARSGEAAPGGAAEAVIVSRSDPRDEKLALYLAEVERQDKYLRQRNKYRFHIIPDGNCLYRAVSKAVYGDQSLHRELREQTVHYIADHLDHFSPLIEGDVGEFIIAAAQDGAWAGYPELLAMGQMLNVNIHLTTGGRLESPTVSTMIHYLGPEDSLRPSIWLSWLSNGHYDAVFDHSYPNPEYDTWCRQTQVQRKRDEELAKSMAISLSKMYIEQNACS